A window of the Microbacterium sp. AZCO genome harbors these coding sequences:
- the sucC gene encoding ADP-forming succinate--CoA ligase subunit beta yields the protein MDLYEYQARDLFEKYEVPVLPGIIADTPEEAKAAAEKLGGVVVVKAQVKTGGRGKAGGVKVAKNPDEAYEAAKAILGLDIKGHVVKRVMIAGGARIAKEFYFSVLLDRANRSYLSLSSVEGGMEIEQLAVEKPEALARVEVDPLAGIDEAKALEIARAAGFDEELAPKVADVFVKLFQVYKNEDATLVEVNPLIQSEDGEIIALDGKVSLDDNAEFRHPGHALLEDKAAADPLEAKAKENDLNYVKLDGEVGIIGNGAGLVMSTLDVVAYAGENHGGVKPANFLDIGGGASAEVMAAGLDVILGDPQVKSVFVNVFGGITACDAVAKGIVGALAELGSSATKPLVVRIDGNRVEEGRKILQEANHPLVTLAATMDEGADKAAELANA from the coding sequence GTGGATCTGTACGAGTACCAGGCACGCGATCTGTTCGAGAAGTACGAGGTGCCGGTGCTGCCGGGCATCATCGCCGACACCCCTGAGGAGGCGAAAGCTGCCGCGGAGAAGCTCGGCGGCGTCGTCGTCGTCAAGGCCCAGGTGAAGACCGGTGGCCGCGGAAAGGCCGGCGGCGTCAAGGTCGCCAAGAACCCCGACGAGGCCTACGAGGCCGCGAAGGCCATCCTCGGCCTCGACATCAAGGGTCACGTCGTCAAGCGCGTCATGATCGCGGGCGGCGCCCGCATCGCCAAGGAGTTCTACTTCTCGGTGCTGCTCGACCGCGCCAACCGCTCCTACCTCTCGCTCTCGAGCGTCGAGGGCGGCATGGAGATCGAGCAGCTCGCGGTCGAGAAGCCCGAGGCTCTCGCCCGCGTCGAGGTCGACCCGCTCGCCGGAATCGACGAGGCCAAGGCCCTCGAGATCGCCCGGGCCGCCGGCTTCGACGAGGAGCTCGCCCCCAAGGTCGCCGACGTCTTCGTCAAGCTCTTCCAGGTCTACAAGAACGAGGACGCGACCCTCGTCGAGGTGAACCCGCTCATCCAGTCGGAGGACGGCGAGATCATCGCCCTCGACGGCAAGGTGTCGCTCGACGACAACGCCGAGTTCCGCCACCCGGGCCACGCGCTGCTCGAGGACAAGGCCGCGGCCGACCCGCTCGAGGCGAAGGCCAAGGAGAACGACCTCAACTACGTCAAGCTCGACGGCGAGGTCGGCATCATCGGCAACGGCGCGGGCCTGGTCATGTCGACGCTCGACGTCGTCGCCTACGCCGGCGAGAACCACGGCGGCGTCAAGCCGGCGAACTTCCTCGACATCGGCGGCGGCGCCTCGGCGGAGGTCATGGCCGCGGGTCTCGACGTCATCCTCGGCGACCCGCAGGTCAAGTCGGTCTTCGTCAACGTCTTCGGCGGCATCACCGCCTGTGACGCCGTCGCCAAGGGCATCGTGGGTGCGCTCGCCGAGCTCGGCTCGTCCGCCACCAAGCCGCTCGTCGTCCGCATCGACGGCAACCGGGTCGAGGAGGGTCGCAAGATCCTCCAGGAGGCCAACCACCCGCTCGTGACGCTCGCCGCCACGATGGACGAGGGCGCCGACAAGGCCGCCGAGCTCGCGAACGCCTGA
- a CDS encoding acyl-CoA dehydrogenase family protein, which yields MSDFQLRPGQSVDGYDVTHRLGTDYYAVFADIPDADREVWQRAQAFVDEVGDRMRDAWDRAEYPLDLAERLGELDLLNDGIEHPDLTRFSPLAAGLVNMEVSRGDGSLGTVIAVQGGLALRTLALFGSPEQQARWLRPIARAEVPAAFALTEPDHGSDSVSLETVARRDASTGGWVLNGAKKWIGNGASGGVTFVWARVEAPGDEGHGAARCFLVEQSTPGYTGTVITGKASLRGIHQAHIALDDVRVPEDALLPGARSFKDASTVLYSTRSGVAWSALGHATACYEAALSYAQQRVQFGKPLAKFQMVQERLAQMLEELTGMQLYCRHLADLELSGGLRPTQASLAKYHNTRAARRIASTARDLLGGNGILLENGVMQHLADIEAIHTYEGTESIQALLIGRDITGMSAFA from the coding sequence GTGTCCGACTTCCAGTTGCGCCCCGGCCAGAGCGTCGATGGCTACGACGTGACGCACCGCCTCGGCACCGACTACTACGCCGTCTTCGCCGACATCCCGGATGCCGATCGTGAGGTATGGCAGCGCGCGCAGGCGTTCGTCGACGAGGTGGGCGACCGGATGCGCGACGCGTGGGACCGGGCGGAATACCCCCTCGACCTCGCCGAGCGTCTCGGCGAGCTCGACCTGCTCAACGACGGCATCGAGCATCCCGACCTGACCCGCTTCTCCCCCCTCGCGGCGGGCCTCGTGAACATGGAGGTCTCGCGCGGCGACGGGTCGCTCGGCACCGTCATCGCCGTGCAGGGCGGCCTCGCGCTGCGCACGCTCGCGCTCTTCGGCAGCCCCGAGCAGCAGGCAAGGTGGCTGCGACCCATTGCGCGCGCGGAGGTGCCGGCCGCCTTCGCGCTGACCGAGCCCGACCACGGCTCAGACTCCGTCTCGCTCGAGACCGTCGCGCGCCGCGACGCCTCCACCGGCGGCTGGGTGCTGAACGGGGCGAAGAAGTGGATCGGCAACGGCGCCTCGGGCGGCGTCACGTTCGTCTGGGCGCGCGTCGAGGCTCCCGGCGACGAAGGGCACGGAGCCGCGCGCTGCTTCCTCGTCGAGCAGAGCACGCCGGGCTACACGGGCACCGTCATCACGGGCAAGGCGTCGCTGCGCGGCATCCATCAGGCCCACATCGCCCTCGATGACGTGCGCGTTCCCGAGGACGCGCTCCTCCCGGGAGCGAGAAGCTTCAAGGATGCCTCGACGGTGCTCTACTCGACGCGCTCCGGCGTCGCGTGGTCGGCGCTCGGCCACGCCACCGCCTGCTACGAGGCCGCCCTGAGCTACGCGCAGCAGCGCGTGCAGTTCGGCAAGCCGCTCGCGAAGTTCCAGATGGTGCAGGAGCGCCTCGCGCAGATGCTCGAGGAGCTCACCGGCATGCAGCTCTACTGTCGCCACCTCGCGGACCTCGAGCTGTCCGGCGGGCTGCGACCGACGCAGGCGTCGCTCGCCAAGTATCACAACACGCGCGCGGCGCGACGGATCGCCTCGACAGCGCGCGACCTGCTCGGCGGCAACGGCATCCTCCTCGAGAACGGCGTCATGCAGCACCTCGCCGACATCGAGGCGATCCACACCTACGAGGGCACGGAGTCGATCCAGGCCCTCCTCATCGGCCGCGACATCACCGGGATGAGCGCGTTCGCCTGA
- a CDS encoding helix-turn-helix domain-containing protein, translating into MSDTASPTAARHAVVAAALDLFAAQGFEATSVEQIAQAAGISRSTFFRQFGGKDDVVFADHELLLDGLRSYLAEPHENPWAAVCEASLWVFKQFTADPELARRRYAVVRGVPALREREIVTVFRYERLFDEYLRESLPDLDPLDAVGFAALVTAVHNHVLRQLLRGTKRVPVAVLRRALDDVMRRYGVHPEGTDAAADDVVVAVFPRRMPSAEVARRLAAELA; encoded by the coding sequence ATGAGCGACACCGCCTCGCCAACCGCCGCGCGCCACGCCGTCGTCGCGGCGGCCCTGGATCTCTTCGCCGCGCAGGGTTTCGAGGCGACCTCCGTCGAGCAGATCGCGCAGGCCGCCGGCATCTCGCGGTCCACCTTCTTCCGTCAGTTCGGCGGCAAGGACGACGTCGTCTTCGCCGATCACGAGCTGCTCCTCGACGGTCTGCGCTCGTATCTCGCGGAGCCGCATGAGAATCCGTGGGCGGCCGTGTGCGAGGCATCCCTCTGGGTCTTCAAGCAGTTCACCGCCGACCCCGAGCTCGCCCGTCGGCGGTACGCCGTCGTCCGCGGGGTGCCGGCCCTTCGAGAGCGCGAGATCGTCACGGTGTTCCGCTACGAGCGGCTGTTCGACGAGTACCTGCGCGAGTCGCTGCCCGATCTCGATCCGCTCGACGCCGTCGGCTTCGCGGCCCTCGTAACGGCCGTCCACAACCACGTGCTGCGTCAGCTGCTGCGCGGGACGAAGCGCGTTCCCGTCGCGGTGCTGCGCCGCGCGCTCGACGACGTCATGCGCCGCTACGGCGTTCATCCGGAGGGGACGGATGCCGCGGCCGACGACGTCGTCGTGGCGGTGTTCCCGAGAAGGATGCCGTCGGCGGAGGTCGCGCGCCGGCTCGCCGCCGAGCTCGCCTGA